A part of Arachis hypogaea cultivar Tifrunner chromosome 12, arahy.Tifrunner.gnm2.J5K5, whole genome shotgun sequence genomic DNA contains:
- the LOC112727602 gene encoding uncharacterized protein: MAVTVKTMALIVSFFGFLSFILGVIAENKKPAAGTPVPGEGVVTCKFPADPTVALGYLSFAFLIVSTVAGCMSLFYPYKGKSVPQGVLFKRTSFLVFFNIAVFTTGLAATMLLWPTITEQMHLQRNVHNNLTYTCPTAKTGLLGGGAFLSLDSSLFWLIALMLADNAREDFMDEEVKGGELSSSAYATHTVVTASP; this comes from the exons ATGGCTGTCACTGTTAAAACCATGGCTCTCATTGTTTCGTTCTTCGGTTTTCTCTCTTTCATTCTCGGTGTTATAGCCGAAAACAAGAAG CCTGCAGCCGGAACCCCAGTACCTGGCGAGGGTGTTGTCACCTGCAAGTTCCCAGCTGATCCAACAGTCGCATTGGGCTATCTTTCCTTTGCATTTCTCATTGTATCTACTGTGGCCGGATGCATGTCTCTCTTTTACCCTTACAAGGGGAAGTCTGTTCCACAAGGTGTTCTATTTAAAAGAACTAGTTTCTTGGTATTCTTCAACATTGCAGT GTTCACGACCGGACTAGCTGCAACTATGCTGTTATGGCCGACAATCACTGAACAGATGCACCTTCAGCGCAACGTACACAATAATCTCACCTACACTTGCCCTACTGCTAAAACCGGTCTACTTGGAGGCGGTGCATTTTTATCGCTTGACTCTTCCCTCTTTTGGCTGATTGCCCTTATGCTAGCTGACAACGCCCGTGAAGATTTCATGGATGAAGAAGTTAAGGGGGGCGAGCTTTCCTCAAGTGCTTATGCCACGCATACAGTGGTGACAGCAAGTCCCTAG